The Chloroflexota bacterium genome segment GTGACCCAGGCGGCCGCTTTGGGCACCCTCCCCCCCCTGGCCAGGTAGTGGAGGGTATCCAGCACCGCCACCAGCTCCACCCGGGGCATAATCCGTGTGGCCGTGTCCATCACCTCCTGAAGTTCCTTCCCTGCCCTGGCCGCCCGGGCCGCCGCCAGGACCACAAAGCCCTGGGCCATGGCCGCCGTGCCCGAGTCCAGGACCCGGATGGCAGTGCGGGGGAGCACCTCCCTGGCCAGCTCCGCCGCCGCACGGGCTGAGTCAAACATCCCGGACAATCTGGCCGAGACACTTATGCATAGGATGCTCCGGGTCTTCTCCCCCACCCTGCGGAAGACCTCCAGGTAGTCCCCCGGGGAGGCTGGGGAGGTGGTGGGCAACTTCTTGGCCTCCTTCAGCAGACGGTAGAACTCCTCAGGGGTCAGGTCCAGTCCGTCCCTGTAGACCCTGCCCTCGTAGACCAGGTTTACCGGCACCACTTCAATGCCATACCTTCCCACCTCCTCCTGGGGAAGGCAAGAGGTGCTG includes the following:
- a CDS encoding DegV family protein — encoded protein: MPSVAIVTDSTSCLPQEEVGRYGIEVVPVNLVYEGRVYRDGLDLTPEEFYRLLKEAKKLPTTSPASPGDYLEVFRRVGEKTRSILCISVSARLSGMFDSARAAAELAREVLPRTAIRVLDSGTAAMAQGFVVLAAARAARAGKELQEVMDTATRIMPRVELVAVLDTLHYLARGGRVPKAAAWVTSLLQIKPILTLSAGEVGLLERVHTRKKALSRLVQIMRKRAGGKRPLHASVFHANALGEALALREEIIREFQPQELYLTQFTSVMGVHTGPGVVGLAYYAED